A DNA window from Sphingomonas profundi contains the following coding sequences:
- a CDS encoding TonB-dependent receptor encodes MRQPPTFVTRPPEGAGYQLLDLLDDRIRYLQRAAKIAGLERRIGVRRGRLPMPEHDLALDPVALARLLRARCAIDRRISLRPPSPSPGSPTDSCGSVAADVGQQVGFVVAGPEVKVYYDGGYIDDVGRGRRNVNRADIYGGRADLLFTPGDALTIRLSGFAQDIKRDGSSFADYTFGGRPTDNALAQRRLIDEPFDQQFRLGSLSITYDLGGAAITSITSYQTVKTQRVLDYSAPYVPLLAFLGLPFGSVGLNLTPETRKFTNELRIASRGNGRIVVVANAGKARLYGGELTLIARPSREVTFSGAFAYAHARLAQDNADLGGRDGDRLPDVPAFTAAISGDYTAPSGSAFAPTFGATLRFVSDRSVSFDNSTSFPQYRLPDYTSVDLRAGAKIGPVDAQLYVRNLFDERGQLSGYTLLSTNGLTSGLPAQVSIMQPRTIGLSGSVKF; translated from the coding sequence GTGCGCCAGCCACCCACGTTCGTCACCCGGCCACCCGAAGGCGCCGGCTACCAGCTTCTCGATCTTCTCGACGATCGCATCCGTTACCTCCAGCGCGCGGCCAAGATAGCCGGTCTCGAACGGCGCATAGGTGTCCGACGTGGACGTCTTCCGATGCCCGAGCATGATCTGGCCCTCGATCCAGTCGCGCTCGCCCGGCTCTTGCGCGCGAGATGCGCCATCGATCGGCGTATCAGCTTGAGACCGCCTTCGCCGTCGCCGGGCAGTCCAACGGACTCCTGCGGTTCCGTCGCCGCCGACGTAGGCCAACAGGTGGGCTTCGTCGTGGCCGGACCGGAGGTGAAGGTATATTATGACGGTGGCTATATCGACGACGTGGGTCGCGGCCGCCGCAACGTCAATCGTGCGGACATCTACGGTGGCCGGGCCGATCTGCTGTTCACGCCTGGCGACGCGCTGACGATCCGCCTGTCCGGCTTTGCCCAGGACATCAAGCGCGACGGCAGTTCCTTCGCCGACTACACGTTCGGTGGACGGCCGACCGACAACGCACTGGCGCAGCGGCGCCTGATCGATGAACCGTTCGACCAGCAATTCCGCCTCGGCAGCCTTTCGATCACCTACGATCTCGGCGGCGCTGCGATCACCTCGATCACCAGCTATCAGACGGTCAAAACCCAGCGGGTACTCGATTATTCCGCACCCTATGTGCCGCTGCTGGCGTTTCTCGGCCTGCCGTTCGGTTCGGTCGGGCTGAACCTCACGCCGGAAACCCGAAAGTTTACAAATGAATTGCGCATCGCCTCGCGCGGCAATGGTCGGATCGTCGTCGTGGCCAATGCCGGCAAGGCAAGGCTGTACGGCGGCGAGCTGACGCTGATCGCGCGTCCCAGCCGTGAAGTCACGTTCAGCGGTGCCTTCGCCTATGCCCACGCCCGGCTCGCCCAGGACAATGCCGATCTCGGCGGCCGCGACGGTGATCGCCTTCCCGACGTCCCCGCTTTCACGGCGGCGATCAGCGGTGATTATACCGCACCGTCCGGTAGCGCATTCGCGCCGACGTTCGGCGCGACATTGCGGTTCGTGTCGGATCGCTCGGTCAGCTTCGACAACAGCACCTCATTCCCGCAGTATAGGCTGCCCGACTATACGTCGGTCGATCTGCGCGCCGGTGCCAAAATCGGCCCGGTCGATGCGCAGCTTTACGTTCGCAATCTCTTCGACGAACGGGGGCAGCTGTCCGGATATACGCTGCTGTCGACCAACGGACTGACCAGCGGACTGCCGGCGCAGGTATCGATCATGCAGCCCCGCACGATCGGACTGAGCGGCTCGGTCAAATTCTAA
- a CDS encoding SDR family oxidoreductase, translating into MSLIILVTGASSGFGRMIATDLAAAGHTAYASMRGTDGKNAKTVADIASAASGQKIDLRTIELDVQDETSIDAAIGDIMREHGRIDVVVHNAGHMVFGPLEAFTPDQLAELYDVNVLGTQRLNRAVLPHMRAAKAGLLVWTSSTSVMGGIPPLLGPYFAAKAGMDQIAVSYARELAPLGIETSIIVPGAYTKGTNHFPNAGKPADEARAKECEDAWPDDFAQRIQTSLAATDPEDSDPGEIGRAVVQIVGMPAGKRPFRTVIDPANDGSAVTMPVVDRVREQFLHRIGFAELLHPKIAQRPD; encoded by the coding sequence ATGAGCCTCATCATCCTCGTCACCGGCGCTTCCAGCGGCTTTGGCCGCATGATCGCGACCGATCTCGCCGCCGCCGGTCACACCGCCTACGCCTCGATGCGCGGGACCGACGGCAAGAATGCCAAGACTGTGGCCGACATCGCATCCGCGGCCTCCGGACAGAAGATCGATCTGCGCACGATCGAACTGGACGTGCAGGACGAGACCTCGATCGACGCCGCAATCGGTGACATCATGCGCGAACATGGACGCATCGACGTCGTCGTCCATAATGCCGGCCACATGGTCTTCGGTCCGCTGGAGGCGTTCACGCCCGACCAGCTCGCCGAACTGTACGACGTCAACGTGCTCGGCACACAGCGCCTCAATCGCGCGGTCCTGCCGCATATGAGAGCGGCCAAAGCCGGCCTGCTGGTCTGGACGTCGAGCACCAGCGTGATGGGTGGCATCCCGCCGCTGCTGGGGCCGTATTTCGCCGCCAAGGCCGGCATGGATCAGATCGCGGTCTCCTACGCCCGTGAGCTGGCGCCGCTCGGCATCGAGACGTCGATCATCGTTCCCGGCGCCTATACCAAGGGAACCAACCACTTCCCCAATGCCGGCAAGCCCGCAGACGAAGCGCGCGCCAAGGAGTGTGAGGACGCGTGGCCGGACGATTTTGCGCAGCGTATCCAGACCTCCCTCGCCGCGACCGATCCGGAGGACTCCGATCCGGGCGAGATCGGCCGCGCCGTGGTGCAGATCGTCGGCATGCCGGCGGGCAAGCGACCGTTCCGCACGGTGATCGATCCGGCGAACGATGGCTCGGCGGTGACGATGCCTGTCGTGGACCGTGTCCGCGAACAGTTCCTCCATCGCATCGGCTTTGCGGAGCTACTGCACCCCAAGATCGCGCAACGACCAGACTGA
- a CDS encoding F0F1 ATP synthase subunit delta, whose product METSGGIQASLSGRYATALFELARDERQLDTVSASLETLKASIAGSDELRRLIASPLIGRTEAKAAIAAVVPAMGLDPLTGNFLGVLAQNRRLDQIDAVIRAFRQLLARHRNEATADVTSAHPLGDDQIAALKAKLRQQTGRDVAIDLKVDPAILGGLIVKVGSRMVDGSIRTKLNTLATAMKG is encoded by the coding sequence GTGGAGACATCCGGCGGCATTCAGGCAAGCCTTAGCGGGCGCTACGCGACGGCCCTGTTCGAACTTGCCCGCGACGAGCGCCAGCTGGACACGGTGTCGGCCAGCCTAGAGACGCTGAAGGCGTCGATCGCCGGCTCCGACGAGCTGCGCCGGCTGATCGCCAGCCCGCTGATCGGGCGCACCGAAGCCAAGGCGGCGATCGCGGCGGTGGTGCCGGCGATGGGCCTCGATCCGCTCACCGGCAATTTCCTCGGCGTGCTCGCGCAGAACCGCCGGCTCGATCAGATCGACGCCGTGATCCGCGCCTTCCGCCAGCTGCTGGCGCGCCACCGCAACGAGGCGACGGCCGACGTCACCTCCGCCCACCCCCTCGGCGACGACCAGATCGCGGCCTTGAAGGCCAAGCTGAGGCAGCAGACCGGGCGCGACGTGGCGATCGATCTCAAGGTGGATCCGGCGATCCTCGGCGGGCTGATCGTGAAGGTCGGCAGCCGCATGGTCGATGGCTCGATCCGCACCAAGTTGAACACTCTCGCGACTGCGATGAAAGGCTGA
- a CDS encoding SDR family oxidoreductase: MATQRRAAIVTGSSQGIGAAVAQRLVKDGWAVTINYSGNDAPANALVDTITNAGGHAIAIKADISIPDRVEQLFDETEQAFGGVHAIVNNAGIMKLAPIAETDDDLFDRHLAINLKGVFNCLREGARRIAEGGRIVSFSSSVVGLYQPTYGAYAATKAGVEAMTHILAKELGAKKITVNAIAPGPVATKLFLDDKTDEQIAQVTKMIPLGRLAEPDDIAAAVAMLLGPDSHWITGQVIRVNGGAI; encoded by the coding sequence ATGGCTACGCAGAGACGCGCCGCGATCGTCACCGGATCGTCGCAAGGGATCGGTGCCGCGGTGGCACAGCGGCTGGTGAAGGACGGCTGGGCCGTCACGATCAACTATTCGGGCAACGATGCGCCGGCGAACGCGCTGGTGGATACGATCACGAACGCGGGTGGTCACGCGATCGCAATCAAGGCCGACATCAGTATTCCCGATCGCGTTGAGCAATTATTCGACGAGACGGAGCAAGCATTCGGCGGGGTTCATGCCATCGTCAACAATGCCGGCATCATGAAGCTGGCGCCCATCGCCGAGACCGATGACGACCTCTTCGACCGGCATCTCGCGATCAACCTCAAGGGCGTGTTCAACTGCCTGCGCGAAGGCGCCCGTCGCATCGCCGAGGGCGGCCGGATCGTCAGCTTCTCGTCAAGCGTCGTCGGCCTCTACCAGCCCACCTATGGCGCCTACGCCGCGACCAAGGCCGGCGTCGAGGCAATGACCCACATCCTCGCCAAGGAGCTGGGAGCGAAGAAGATCACGGTGAACGCCATCGCGCCCGGCCCGGTCGCGACGAAGCTGTTCCTCGACGACAAGACCGACGAGCAGATCGCGCAGGTTACGAAGATGATACCGCTCGGCCGGCTGGCCGAGCCGGACGACATCGCGGCCGCCGTCGCCATGCTGCTGGGCCCCGACAGCCACTGGATCACCGGCCAGGTGATCCGGGTCAACGGCGGCGCGATCTGA
- a CDS encoding F0F1 ATP synthase subunit gamma encodes MASLKALKVRISSVKSTQKITKAMKMVAAAKLRRAQMAAEQGRPYAERLNDVMARLAAKVVVGPESPRLLAGSGKDQLHLIVVATSERGLAGAFNTNIVRAARRRADSLIAQGKTVRFYLIGKKGLVLNRLFPGTIVHQVDQTHIKNVAFSDALEVARDLTQRFQNGEFDVAHLFYARFQSALVQEPTEQQIIPVSIPAAKPETGNVAAAAVEYEPDEEAILAELLPRNVAVQLFRAMLENAASEQGSRMTAMDNATRNAGDMINKLTIVYNRTRQAAITTELIEIIAGAEAL; translated from the coding sequence ATGGCCAGCCTCAAAGCCCTGAAGGTCCGCATTTCCTCGGTGAAATCGACCCAGAAGATCACCAAGGCGATGAAGATGGTCGCCGCCGCCAAGCTGCGTCGCGCGCAGATGGCGGCCGAGCAGGGCCGGCCCTATGCCGAGCGCCTGAACGACGTGATGGCGCGCCTGGCCGCCAAGGTCGTCGTTGGGCCGGAGAGCCCGCGCCTGCTGGCCGGCAGCGGCAAGGATCAGCTGCACCTGATCGTCGTCGCCACGTCGGAGCGGGGCCTGGCCGGTGCGTTCAACACCAACATCGTGCGCGCCGCGCGCCGCCGGGCGGACAGCCTGATCGCGCAGGGCAAGACGGTGCGCTTCTACCTGATCGGCAAGAAGGGCCTCGTCCTCAACCGCCTGTTCCCCGGCACGATCGTCCACCAGGTCGATCAGACGCACATCAAGAACGTCGCGTTCAGCGATGCGCTTGAGGTCGCCCGCGACCTCACCCAGCGTTTTCAAAATGGCGAGTTCGACGTCGCCCACCTGTTCTACGCACGCTTCCAGTCGGCGCTGGTGCAGGAGCCGACCGAGCAGCAGATCATCCCCGTGTCGATCCCCGCCGCCAAGCCGGAGACTGGCAACGTCGCCGCCGCCGCGGTGGAATATGAGCCCGACGAGGAGGCGATCCTCGCCGAGCTGCTGCCGCGCAACGTGGCCGTGCAGCTGTTCCGCGCGATGCTGGAGAATGCCGCGTCGGAGCAGGGCAGCCGCATGACCGCGATGGACAACGCCACGCGCAATGCCGGCGACATGATCAACAAGCTGACGATCGTCTACAACCGCACCCGCCAGGCGGCGATCACCACCGAGCTCATCGAGATCATCGCCGGCGCCGAGGCGCTGTAA
- a CDS encoding primosomal protein N', with protein sequence MARARVLLLNSAIGPLDYRVDREHAVEPGSIVLAPLGPRQLAGVVWEAERMPSDAEVGDNRLRPLTHVYDLPPLAAPLRRLIEWTADYYLAAPAAVLRMALASASALDERRATTEYRATGTVPDRLTPQREQALQRIGERQGLVRELAYIADVSDAVIRGLVKAGAIEPVEVAVDDPFVPPDPDHAPPDLSAEQAAAAATLVAAVQAREAAAFLLDGVTGSGKTEVYFEAVAEAIRAGRQTLVLLPEIALTEPFLKRFAARFGHQPVAWHSDLRQSQRRRAWRAIASGEAKVVVGARSALFLPYADLGLIVVDEAHESSFKQEDGVMYHARDVAVMRGRFEGVPVILASATPAIETRQQVTLGHYAELKLPRRFGPATMPDIAALDLLRDPPLRGRWIAPTLVRELEANLARGEQSLLFLNRRGYAPLTLCRTCGHRFQCPNCTAWMVEHRLTARLACHHCGHVMPPPAACPECGEADSLVACGPGVERIADEVAALFPQARTAMVTSDTLWSPAKAAEFVNRMEAGEIDIVIGTQLVTKGYHFPNLTLVGVIDADLGLAGGDLRAAERSFQQIAQVAGRAGRGEKPGRVLVQTREPGAPVIRALVSGDAESFYAAETAARRHAGAPPFGRFAAIIVSSEALDEAVAAARLIGDSAPEVEGMAVYGPAPAPLAMLRGRHRQRLLVHARRTLDVQDVIRAWLGALDWPKGVRVAVDVDPYSFV encoded by the coding sequence ATGGCCCGCGCCCGCGTCCTCCTGCTGAACTCCGCCATCGGCCCGCTCGATTACCGGGTGGATCGCGAGCATGCGGTGGAGCCCGGCAGCATCGTTCTGGCGCCCCTCGGCCCGCGCCAGCTGGCCGGCGTGGTGTGGGAAGCGGAGCGGATGCCCTCCGACGCGGAGGTGGGCGACAATCGCCTGCGCCCGCTCACCCATGTCTACGATCTGCCGCCGCTCGCCGCACCGCTGCGCCGGCTGATCGAGTGGACGGCGGACTATTATCTCGCCGCCCCCGCCGCCGTGCTGCGCATGGCGCTCGCCTCGGCCAGCGCGCTCGACGAGCGGCGCGCCACGACCGAGTATCGCGCCACCGGCACCGTGCCCGATCGCCTCACCCCGCAGCGCGAACAGGCGTTGCAGCGGATCGGCGAGCGCCAGGGGCTGGTGCGCGAGCTGGCGTATATCGCCGACGTCTCCGATGCGGTGATCCGCGGGCTGGTGAAGGCCGGCGCGATCGAGCCGGTGGAGGTGGCGGTCGACGATCCGTTCGTGCCGCCCGATCCCGATCACGCGCCCCCCGATCTCTCGGCCGAGCAGGCCGCCGCCGCCGCCACCCTGGTCGCCGCGGTGCAGGCGCGCGAGGCGGCGGCCTTCCTGCTGGACGGCGTTACCGGCTCCGGCAAGACGGAGGTGTATTTCGAGGCTGTCGCCGAGGCGATCCGGGCCGGCCGGCAGACGCTGGTGCTGCTGCCGGAGATCGCGCTGACCGAGCCGTTTCTCAAGCGGTTCGCCGCCCGCTTCGGCCACCAGCCGGTCGCCTGGCACTCGGACCTGCGCCAGTCGCAGCGCAGGCGGGCATGGCGCGCGATCGCGTCGGGCGAGGCGAAGGTGGTGGTCGGCGCCCGCTCCGCCTTGTTCCTGCCCTATGCCGATCTCGGCCTGATCGTGGTGGACGAGGCGCACGAATCCTCGTTCAAGCAGGAGGATGGCGTGATGTACCACGCCCGCGACGTGGCGGTGATGCGCGGCCGGTTCGAGGGGGTGCCCGTGATCCTCGCCTCGGCCACGCCGGCGATCGAGACGCGCCAGCAGGTGACGCTCGGCCACTATGCCGAGCTGAAGCTGCCGCGCCGCTTCGGCCCGGCCACCATGCCGGATATCGCCGCGCTGGATCTGCTGCGCGATCCGCCGCTGCGCGGCCGCTGGATCGCCCCCACCCTGGTCCGCGAGCTGGAGGCCAATCTGGCGCGCGGCGAGCAGTCGCTGCTGTTCCTCAACCGGCGCGGCTACGCGCCGCTCACGCTCTGCCGCACCTGCGGCCACCGCTTCCAGTGCCCGAACTGCACCGCCTGGATGGTGGAGCACCGGCTGACGGCGCGGCTCGCGTGCCATCATTGCGGCCATGTGATGCCGCCGCCCGCCGCCTGCCCGGAATGCGGCGAGGCGGACAGCCTGGTCGCCTGCGGCCCCGGCGTCGAGCGGATCGCCGACGAGGTGGCGGCGCTGTTCCCGCAGGCGCGCACCGCGATGGTCACGTCGGACACGCTCTGGTCGCCGGCCAAGGCGGCCGAGTTCGTCAACCGCATGGAGGCGGGCGAGATCGACATCGTGATCGGCACGCAGCTGGTGACGAAGGGCTACCACTTCCCCAACCTCACCCTGGTGGGCGTGATCGACGCCGATCTCGGCCTGGCCGGCGGCGATCTGCGCGCGGCCGAGCGCAGCTTCCAGCAGATCGCACAGGTGGCCGGGCGGGCGGGTCGCGGCGAGAAGCCCGGCCGCGTGCTGGTGCAGACGCGCGAGCCCGGCGCGCCGGTGATTCGCGCGCTCGTCTCGGGCGATGCGGAGAGCTTCTACGCGGCCGAGACCGCGGCGCGGCGACATGCCGGCGCGCCGCCGTTCGGCCGATTCGCCGCGATCATCGTGTCGTCCGAGGCGCTCGACGAGGCGGTGGCGGCAGCCCGCCTGATCGGCGACAGCGCGCCGGAGGTGGAGGGCATGGCCGTCTACGGCCCCGCCCCGGCCCCCCTCGCCATGCTGCGCGGCCGCCACCGCCAGCGGCTGCTGGTCCACGCCCGCCGCACCCTTGACGTGCAGGACGTGATCCGCGCCTGGCTCGGCGCATTGGATTGGCCCAAGGGCGTGCGGGTAGCGGTGGACGTCGACCCCTACTCCTTCGTCTGA
- a CDS encoding helix-turn-helix domain-containing protein → MSFASADPSRLIESSVPAGWTSLHLDHQEGIGESDIFETHLKTDLTLVVAMSGHHEIGVFSRGRWKSALYQPGNAGMTPPGEVTRMRWRTLPGQPPFRTLHFYLPGSLLSALADEYSQAGRHARADDLSALSFRDNAIAAQAVALLAACRAGEPDIYAAGAARWIVTHLLSQHAQWRHLHSDPRLASVITDRRLARVIEYMTAHLESAMTLDELAREAGISVHHFGRRFRESTGLGPAAYLTTLRMAHARLLLRTTDLPIAEIGFRCGYSRASAFATAFLRHVGTTASSYRASP, encoded by the coding sequence ATGTCGTTCGCATCCGCAGATCCAAGCCGACTGATCGAAAGCAGTGTTCCGGCGGGGTGGACTTCGCTGCATCTCGATCATCAGGAAGGGATCGGCGAAAGCGACATATTCGAGACGCATCTGAAGACCGATCTCACGCTCGTCGTGGCGATGTCAGGCCACCACGAGATCGGCGTTTTCTCTCGTGGACGGTGGAAATCCGCACTCTATCAGCCTGGCAACGCGGGCATGACCCCGCCTGGGGAAGTCACGCGAATGCGTTGGCGGACACTGCCCGGGCAGCCACCGTTCCGGACGCTGCACTTCTATCTGCCCGGCTCGTTGCTGTCCGCGCTTGCTGACGAATATAGCCAGGCAGGGCGCCATGCGCGCGCCGACGATCTATCGGCGCTTTCTTTTCGGGACAATGCGATCGCAGCTCAGGCCGTGGCACTGCTCGCCGCGTGTCGGGCAGGCGAACCCGACATCTATGCGGCTGGAGCGGCACGCTGGATCGTCACCCACCTGCTGTCGCAGCATGCTCAGTGGCGCCACCTGCATAGCGACCCCCGCCTCGCCAGCGTCATCACGGACCGCCGCCTTGCCCGGGTGATCGAGTATATGACAGCGCATCTTGAGAGTGCCATGACGCTGGACGAACTGGCGCGAGAGGCGGGGATCAGTGTCCACCATTTCGGGCGACGATTTCGGGAGAGTACGGGTTTGGGGCCGGCAGCGTATCTGACGACCCTGCGCATGGCCCACGCGCGGCTGCTGCTTCGCACTACAGACCTGCCGATTGCCGAGATCGGTTTCCGGTGCGGCTACTCCCGCGCCAGCGCGTTCGCCACGGCGTTCCTTCGCCACGTCGGCACGACGGCGAGCAGCTATCGCGCATCGCCTTGA
- the atpA gene encoding F0F1 ATP synthase subunit alpha, translated as MDIRAAEISKVIRDQIASFGNEAQVSEVGQVLSVGDGIARIHGLDNVQAGEMIEFANGVQGMALNLEADNVGAVIFGSDAQIKEGDVVKRTGTIVDVPVGKGLLGRVVDGLGNPIDGKGPIEGAERRRVEVKAPGIIPRKSVHEPVQTGLKALDALVPVGRGQRELIIGDRQTGKTAVAIDTFINQKQAHQGDDEGKKLYCVYVAVGQKRSTVAQIVRALEENGAMEYSIVVAATASEPAPLQFLAPYTGCAMGEYFRDNGMHAVIVYDDLSKQAVAYRQMSLLLRRPPGREAYPGDVFYLHSRLLERAAKMNDANGNGSLTALPIIETQAGDVSAYIPTNVISITDGQIFLETDLFYQGVRPAINVGLSVSRVGSAAQTKAMKKVAGSIKLELAQYREMAAFAQFGSDLDASTQRLLNRGARLTELLKQAQYAPMPFEEQVASIFAGVNGYLDKVPVGDVTRFEQALLSDLRARHADVLTGIRDTKDLGDDLKGKLKDALDAFAKTFA; from the coding sequence ATGGATATCCGCGCGGCAGAAATCTCGAAGGTCATCCGTGACCAGATCGCCAGCTTCGGCAACGAGGCGCAGGTGTCCGAGGTCGGTCAGGTGCTGTCGGTGGGCGACGGCATCGCCCGCATCCACGGCCTGGACAATGTGCAGGCCGGCGAGATGATCGAGTTCGCCAACGGCGTGCAGGGCATGGCCCTGAACCTGGAGGCCGACAATGTCGGCGCGGTGATCTTCGGGTCGGACGCGCAGATCAAGGAAGGCGATGTCGTCAAGCGCACCGGCACGATCGTGGACGTGCCGGTCGGCAAGGGCCTGCTCGGCCGCGTGGTGGACGGCCTCGGCAATCCGATCGACGGCAAGGGCCCGATCGAGGGGGCCGAGCGCCGCCGCGTCGAGGTGAAGGCGCCCGGCATCATCCCGCGCAAGTCGGTGCACGAGCCGGTGCAGACCGGCCTCAAGGCGCTCGACGCGCTGGTGCCCGTCGGCCGCGGCCAGCGCGAGCTAATCATCGGCGATCGCCAGACCGGCAAGACGGCCGTCGCGATCGACACCTTCATCAACCAGAAGCAGGCGCATCAGGGCGACGACGAGGGCAAGAAGCTCTACTGCGTGTACGTCGCCGTCGGCCAGAAGCGCTCCACCGTCGCGCAGATCGTGCGCGCGCTGGAGGAGAATGGCGCGATGGAATATTCCATCGTAGTCGCCGCAACCGCGTCCGAGCCGGCACCGCTCCAGTTCCTCGCGCCGTATACCGGCTGCGCGATGGGCGAGTATTTCCGCGACAACGGCATGCATGCTGTGATCGTGTACGACGATCTGTCCAAGCAGGCCGTCGCCTACCGCCAGATGTCGCTGCTGCTGCGCCGCCCGCCGGGCCGCGAGGCCTATCCGGGCGACGTGTTCTACCTCCACTCGCGCCTGCTGGAGCGGGCGGCGAAGATGAACGACGCCAACGGCAACGGCTCGCTGACGGCGCTGCCGATCATCGAGACGCAGGCCGGCGACGTCTCCGCCTACATTCCGACCAACGTGATCTCGATCACCGACGGCCAGATCTTCCTGGAGACGGACCTGTTCTACCAGGGCGTGCGCCCGGCCATCAACGTCGGCCTGTCGGTCAGCCGCGTCGGCTCGGCCGCGCAGACCAAGGCGATGAAGAAGGTCGCCGGCTCGATCAAGCTGGAGCTGGCGCAGTATCGCGAGATGGCCGCCTTCGCCCAGTTCGGCTCGGACCTCGACGCCTCGACCCAGCGCCTGCTGAACCGCGGCGCGCGGCTGACGGAGCTGCTGAAGCAGGCGCAGTACGCGCCGATGCCGTTCGAGGAGCAGGTCGCCTCGATCTTCGCCGGGGTGAACGGCTATCTGGACAAGGTGCCGGTCGGCGACGTGACCCGCTTCGAGCAGGCGCTCCTCTCCGATCTGCGCGCCCGCCACGCCGACGTGCTCACCGGCATCCGCGACACCAAGGATCTCGGCGACGACCTGAAGGGCAAGCTGAAGGACGCGCTGGACGCGTTCGCCAAGACCTTCGCCTGA
- a CDS encoding alpha/beta hydrolase family protein gives MTRAFLPIAAIAALLAPPAPARPVPAAPPAIAGDPPRDAAHPARMEVLHVPSGGGTLNAVAYLAAGPGPHPTLVLFHGLPGNEKNGDLAQAVRRAGWNVVLPNYRGSWGSSGRFSFAGNLVDADAVLAYVRDPDHAARLGIDPARLAIAGHSMGGWVTALTAAHDHRLLGAALISAANMGPAGRTPRAELVARMADNRETLAASAEQMADELAANAALFDWTKAAPALAARPLLVLTSDDGLAPAAADLAAAVRAGGGRAVTLVHVATDHSWSDARLRLANEIVAWLQALPPAR, from the coding sequence ATGACGAGAGCCTTCCTGCCGATCGCCGCTATCGCCGCGCTGCTGGCGCCCCCAGCGCCCGCGCGCCCGGTGCCGGCCGCTCCGCCGGCGATCGCGGGCGATCCGCCGCGCGACGCCGCCCATCCGGCCCGCATGGAGGTGCTGCACGTGCCGAGCGGCGGCGGCACGCTCAACGCCGTCGCCTATCTGGCGGCCGGGCCGGGGCCGCACCCCACGCTGGTGCTCTTCCACGGCCTGCCCGGCAACGAGAAGAATGGCGATCTGGCGCAGGCGGTGCGCCGCGCCGGCTGGAACGTGGTGCTGCCCAATTATCGCGGATCGTGGGGCAGCTCGGGCCGCTTCAGCTTCGCCGGGAACCTCGTCGATGCCGATGCGGTGCTGGCCTATGTCCGCGATCCCGACCACGCCGCCCGGCTGGGCATCGATCCGGCGCGGCTGGCGATCGCCGGCCACAGCATGGGCGGCTGGGTGACGGCGCTGACGGCGGCGCATGACCATCGCCTGCTCGGCGCGGCCCTGATCTCGGCGGCCAACATGGGTCCGGCCGGCCGCACCCCGCGCGCCGAACTCGTCGCCCGCATGGCCGACAATCGCGAGACGCTGGCGGCGTCGGCCGAGCAGATGGCCGACGAGCTCGCCGCCAACGCCGCCCTGTTCGACTGGACAAAGGCCGCCCCGGCGCTGGCCGCCCGGCCGCTGCTGGTGCTCACCAGCGACGACGGCCTCGCCCCCGCGGCCGCGGACCTGGCGGCGGCGGTGCGCGCCGGCGGCGGCAGGGCCGTCACCCTCGTCCACGTCGCCACCGATCACAGCTGGTCCGACGCGCGCCTTCGATTGGCGAACGAGATCGTCGCCTGGCTGCAGGCGCTGCCGCCCGCGCGCTGA